TGCGCAACCGCGCGCTCGGGTTTATCTATCAGTTTCATCATCTGTTGCCGGAATTCACGGCGCTGGAAAATGTTGCCATGCCGCTGGTTATCCGCGGCGAGAAACCGCGCGCCGCGATGGAAGTCGCCCGGAACTTGCTCAAAAGAGTGGGTTTGAGCGCGCGCGTGCACCACAAACCTGGCGAGTTGTCGGGCGGCGAGCGCCAGCGCGTCGCTATCGGTCGTGCGCTGATTACCGAACCCCAAGCGGTGCTCGCGGACGAGCCCACCGGCAATCTCGATCGCGGCAACGCCGAACAGGTTCATCGACTGATGACCGAACTGAACGACGAGTTCCGCACCAGCCTGGTGATCGTCACCCACGACGTGTCACTGGCCGCACGCATGGATACCGTTTATACCCTGGAGGATGGGGCGCTGAGTCCACCATAGCAGCCGCGCCGGACGATCGTCCGCGTTTATAAACGGCGGTTATGCCTCTGATCGCTTTATAACAATAGCGGCTACACGCACGCAGGCAAGCGCCTCGACATGATCATTATCGCATTGGGCTTGCTGGCGGGCGTAATGCTGCTGCATCAGCTCGCGGCCCTGCCGCCGGTGGCGTGCGTGTGGCTGCTGGTCGTCCTGTTTCCGCTGCTCGTTGGTTACAAAGGCCTGCGTTTTCCGCTGGCTATCGCGTGCGGATTTTTGTGGGCGCTTTATCAGGCGCACACAGCGTTGTATCCGGGGCTGGACCCAGCGCTGGAGGGCGATGACCTGGTGGTAACCGGTGTAATCGCCTCGATCCCGGAGCTGCGCGAACCCGCTACACGTTTTCTGTTCGATATCGAACGGATGCATACCCGCGTCGTCGGCCATTCGGTGCCGGAACGGGCACGGTTGAGCTGGTACGACAACGCGCCTGATCTGAAACTCGGTCAGCGCTGGAAGCTGACGGTGCGCCTGGCGCGCCCCAGAGGCTTCATGAATCCCGGCGGCTTCGACTACGAGGGCTGGTTATACAGCCAGAGCATCGGCGCCACCGGCTACGTTCGCGACGAGCCACGCGCGCATCGACTGCAGAGCAGTTTTACGGAACGGCCGATCGGACGGCTGCGCCAGGCGATTGCCGATGCCATCGCGCGGCATCTTGGCGATAGCGCCAACACCGGCGTTATCACGGCGCTCGCCATCGGCGATCGCGGCGCCATGACCCCGGAACGATGGCAACTGCTGCTGGACACCGGCACCAGTCATCTGCTTGCGATATCGGGTATGAACATCAGCCTGGTCGCCGGCATGGTGTACTTTTTGACCTTGTATATGTGGCGGCTCTGCGGATGGCTGTGCCTGCAACTGCCTGCGGCACGCGCGGCGGTGGTCACGGGTCTGATCGCGGCCTTCGGCTATGCGTTGCTGGCTGGCTTTTCCATACCGACCCAGCGCGCGGTCATCATGCTGACGGTCGTGATGGGCGCGTTGATGCTGGATCGCATCAGCCGGCCGGGTCACACGCTGGCGGTCGCGCTGATCGCGGTTCTGATATGGAGTTCGGCCGCGATACTCTCGGCGGGCTTCTGGCTGTCGTTCGCCGCGGTGGGGATCATCGTTTACAGCCTGCGCGGCAGGTCGCCGTCACAGAGCCGCTGGCGGCAGAGCGGGCGCCTGCAGGGGGCGTTGACCATCGGGTTGGCGCCGCTGACCTTGTTCTTCTTTCAGCGCGCCCCGCTGATAAGTTTTGTCGCGAACCTGGTGGCTGTGCCGTGGATAGGACTGGTGATCGGTCCGCTGATTCTCATCGCTGTCGCGTTGTTGCCGGTCGCGCCCGGACTCGCCGCCTCTCTGCTGAACGTCTCGGACTACGGTCTGGACCTGTTGTGGCGGGTGCTGGAGCTGCTCGCGGCGCTGCCATTTGCGCAATGGCATCAGGCGCCTGTTGGCTGGACCTTGTTGCCCGCGACGGTGGGGATGGTGTGGCTGCTCGCGCCGCATGGCTGGCCGGCGCGCTGGCTTGGCCTCTTATTGCTGTTGCCCATGGCGATGGTGGCGCCGGTACGACCAGCGCCCGGCGGCTACACGATCACCTTGCTGGATGTCGGTCAGGGTCTCGCGGCGGTGATCGAAACCCGCAATCACGTGCTCGTTTACGACACGGGTCCGCGTTTCAGTGACTATTTCAACGCCGGCGACGCGGCCGTCATTCCATACCTGCGACGGCGTGGCATCGAGCGCATCGACACCCTGGTGATCAGTCATCGCGACAACGATCATAGCGGCGGCGCGGCCGCGGTGCTGGCGGCGTTCCCGGTGACAAAGCTGCTGACCAGCGCACCGCGACGCTTCGATCAGATGCGCGCCGCGCGCTGCCGCGCCGGTCAACGCTGGCGCAGTGACGGCGTGACGTTCGAAATCCTGCATCCGTCGACAGTCGATACATGGCCTTCCACCAATAACCGCTCCTGCGTACTGCGCGTTGTCAGTGCCGGCGGTGCGGTGTTGCTGCCTGGCGATATCGAGGCGGATGCCGAGCGCGCTCTGGTGCGCACGCACGCCGCGCGGCTGGCAAGCGACGTGCTGGTGGTGCCGCATCACGGCAGCGCAACGTCGTCCAGCGCGAGGTTTATTGAAGCCGTCGGCCCTGAGCTGGCGCTGGTGTCAACCGCTTACCGGAACCAATGGGGCTTTCCCGCGCAGGAGGTGTTGGCTCGTTATCACAGACGCTCGATTGCCGTGGAAAACACCGCCACATCCGGCGCCCTGACAGTCACAGTGCACCCCTATGCCGGAATCACCTTAAGCGACGGTTACCGACAATCCGCGCGTAGTTTCTGGACAGCCCGCCCTTAAAAGTTAGACCGCGCCATGCCAGGCGTCGCATTCAGGCGCCGGGTGAAATCAAGTATGATTGCCACCCATTAACGGCTTCAAAGAAAGGGCTTTGCCGTGTTCGAGATCATCAAGGCCGGCGGGGGTTATGGCGCCCATCATCGCATGTTCGATCCTGGCGCTCGCGATCATTGGCGAGCGTTTCTGGAGCCTGCAACGCCAGCGGGTGATGTGCGCCAGCAGGGTAAGTTGACGCAAACTCACGTGTCCGCGCTACGCGACAGTTCGCCGCTGGGCCGTATTCTCGCGACCGGTCTGAGCAGCGCGAATGAAGACCGGCAGGTCATGAAGGAGTCGATCGAGGAGACCGGGCGTCACGTGGTGCACGAGCTGGAGCGATTTCTGAACACCCTGGGCACAATCGCGACGATCTCGCCGCTGCTCGGGCTGCTCGGTACCGTCATCGGCATGATGCAGATATTCGGCGCCATCACGGATGCGGGGGTGGGTGATCCGCGGCAGATGGCGGGCGGTATTTCGATCGCGTTGATCACCACTGTCGCCGGGGTTATGGTCGCCATACCCACTTTGTTTTTTTACCGCTATTTCCGCGGCCGGGTCGATGATCTGGTGATAAACATGGAAGCCGAGACCATCAAGATGATGGAAATCATGCGCGGCGAACGCCAGCAAACCGCGTCCGGCACAACTTCACGGAGACGCCGCGTGAGGTTCAAGGCCCGTCGCGGTGACCGGCTGGAGCTCAATTTGACGTCTCTGATCGACGTGGCGTTCGTGCTGCTGATTTTTTTCGTGCTGACCACGACGTTCGAACGCCACGCCGCGCTGCGGATCGATTTGCCAAACGCCACCGCCGAGCCTTTGACGCAACGCCAGCAACCGCTGGAACTCGCCATCGACTCCGCCGGGCGCTATTACATCAATGGCCGGGCGCTCGTAAATACCCGCGCCAAAACGTTGAGCACGGCGCTTGACGACGTATCGAAACGCCGCGCGAAAACCGCTGTCATTTTGAACGCCGATACGCGCACCCCCCATCAGGCGGTCGTCACGGCCATGGACGTAGCCGCGAGGCTGGGTTTGACGCATTTGTCTATCGCCACGACGCACGATGAACGATAGTGCTGCCACACCGGGCCGCGGCGGCGTGGGCATTTACCGGCGCCTGCTGGGGTACGCGCTGACCTACTGGCGCAGCATGGCGTTCGCCGTGCTGGGCATGGTGCTGTACGCAGCGACCGACACCGGTTTCGCGGCGCTGATGAAACCGTTGCTGGACGGCAGTTTCGTCGACCGCGATCCTGACATGATCCGCTGGGTGCCGCCATTGATGGCGGTCATCCTGCTGGTGCGCGGGGTGGGGGGATATCTGTCGAGCTACTACGTGTCCTACGTCGGGCGCTGCGTCGTCAAGGTGCTGCGCGGGCAGATGTTTCATCAACTGCTGCACATGCCCGTTACGTATTTCGATGCGAGCTCGACCGGCCAGCTCATTTCCAAGTTGACTTACAACGTCGAACAGGTGGCCGACGCCGCCAGCCGCAGCATGACCATTCTCATACGCGACACCCTGACTATCGTCGGCCTGGTGTTGTGGATGTTTTATTTGAGCGTGGAGCTGACCTTGTGCTTTCTCATTGCCGCGCCGATTATTACCGCGTTGGTCATCTACGCTAGCAAGCGGTTTCGCAAGATCAGCGGCAACATCCAGCGCTCCATGGGCGATGTGACGCACGTCGCGCAGGAGATGATCGAGGGCCATCGCGTGGTCAAAATTTTTGGCGGACATGCCTACGAAACGCAGCATTTCGAGACCGTGAACGAGCACAACCGCAGAATGAACATGAAGATGGCCCGCACCGAGGCCGCGAGCACGCCGTTTATACAACTGGTCGTAGGGCTGGCGCTGACGGCCATCGTGTTTCTGGCCACCTTGCCGCCGGTGCTGGAGCAGATCACCGTCGGCACCTTCGTTTCGTTCATTATTTCCATCACCCTGCTGCTGACGCCGGCGCGCAACCTCACCAATATCAATGCCCGCGTGCAGCAGGGCATCGCCGCCGGCGAAAGTATATTCGAGCTGATCGACAGCGAGCGCGAATATGACCGGCCGACCTACGCGCCGACCAGCCGTCGTGGCCTGGTCGAATACCGCAATGTCATATTCAGTTACGAGCAGGCTAAGGGCGAGGTATTGAGAGACATTTCGCTGACAATCAAGCCCGGCGAAACGGTCGCTCTGGTGGGGCGCTCCGGCAGCGGCAAAACTACCCTGGTCAATCTTTTGCCGCGCTTCTACGAGCCGCAGGCAGGCCAAGTGTTGCTTGATGAGGTGAACATCCGTGATTACTCGCTCGCCGATCTGCGGGAGCGGATCACGTACGTCAGCCAGGAGGTGGTGTTGTTCAACGACACCATCGCGGCCAACATCGCGTACGGCCGTCAGGGCGGCGCCAGCCGCGCACAGATCGAGAAGGCGGCGACCGCCGCGCACGGGATGGAATTCATCACCCGTCTGCCGCAAGGGCTGGACACCATGGTCGGCGAGAACGGCATTCTCCTGTCGGGCGGCCAGCGGCAACGACTGGCGATCGCCCGCGCGCTGCTGAAAGACGCGCCGGTATTGATTCTGGACGAGGCGACGTCGTCGCTGGACAGCGAGGCGGAGCAGCTTATCCAGGCGGCGCTGGAGGCGCTGGTGAAGAACCGTACCACTCTGGTGATCGCGCACCGGCTGTCTACCGTCGAAAACGCCGATCGCATCGTGGTGATGCAGGAGGGGCGCATCGCGGAAACCGGCACGCACCCGCAGTTACTGGCGCAGGGCGGCATCTATACCGGACTGCACCGATCGCAGTTCCGAAAGATACAGACGCCGACCGACGCAAACTCGTAGCCGGGTTGATGGGCCATACATCCAATAGCTTCCTTGGCCGGGTCAGCGCGCTTCAGCACCTCTGGGCGACTCGCAATGCACTTGCGATTTCGCTGCTGCCGCTAGCCTGGACGTTTCGCACACTCGCGGATCTGCGCCGTCAGCAATACCTGCGTCGCCGCCATACCCTGCCGCGGCCGCCGGTGCCGGTCGTTGTCGTCGGCAATATCACCGTCGGCGGCACCGGCAAGACCCCGCTGGTCATCTGGCTTGCTGAACTGCTGAAAGCCAATGGCTACAGACCGGGTATCATCAGCCGCGGTTACGGGGGGCGCGCCAACCACTGGCCGCAGATCGTTACCGCGCTCAGCGACCCCCATCAGGTCGGTGACGAGCCCGTGCTGATCGCATCGCGCAGTCACTGCCCGACGGCGGTCGCGCCCTGTCGCTTTGATGCCGCGCGCGCGCTGCTGGCGGAATACGACTGCGACGTGCTGATCGCCGACGACGGTTTGCAGCATTACCGTCTCGTGCGTGACATGGAGATCGCCGTGATCGATGGCGACAAGGGGCTGGGCAACCGCTGGTGTCTGCCGGCCGGCCCGTTGCGCGAGCCCCCCTCGCGTCTGCGCGAGGTCGATCTCGTGATCGTGAACGGCCGCCGCGGTGATACGGCCCATGACGATTCGCGGATGCGCCCCGGCGCCCGCGCCAGTGCGCGCTACCGTATGGCCCTCGAGGCCGGACAAATGGTCAATCTTGCCGATGCAAGAGTGCGCCAGCCTTTAGAGGCGATGCGCGGCCGCCAGGCGCACGCGGTCGCCGCGATTGGCAATCCGGCACGTTTTTTCGATAGCCTGAAGGCCGGAGGACTGGTATTGCGGACGCATGTGTTTCGCGATCATCATCCGTTCACGTCACGCGATCTGGATTTTGGTGACGCGCAACCGGTGGTGATGACGGAAAAAGATGCGGTCAAATGCCGTGAATTTGCGCAGACTCACCACTGGTATCTGCCGGTGGCGGCGGTGCCCGACACATACTTCGCGCGGGCCGTTTTAGCTCGCTTGCGCGCGCTTGCACCCGCGTCGCTCAAGCAGAGTTCAGAACCTCTGGAGACCAATCGATATGGATAAAAAGCTGTTGGATATTCTGGTGTGTCCGGTAACCAAGGGCCCGCTGATCTACGACAAGGCCAGCCAGGAGCTGATCTCCCGCGCTGCGCGGCTGGCGTACCCGATTCGCGACGGGATACCGGTAATGCTGGAGGACGAAGCGCGCAAAATCAGCGAGGAAGAATACGAAAAGCTGAAGGCATGAGCGCGGACACGGCCGACGTCAGGGTCGCCTTCAGAGTCGCCATACCCGCGCGTTTTGATTCGCAGCGGCTCCCCGGCAAGCCCCTGCGGGAGATCGCGGGCAAGCCGCTGTTGCAGCGCGTATACGAGCAAGCTTTGCGGAGCGGCGCGGAGACGGTGGTTATCGCCACCGACGATTCGCGTATCGAAGGTCGCGCGCGGGAATGGGGTGCTACCGTTTGCATGACGTCTCGGGACTGCGCCTCCGGCAGTGAGCGGCTCGCGGAGGCGGCGGGCGCACTCGACTGGCCTGACACAGAAATCGTCGTCAATGTGCAGGGTGACGAACCGTTGCTGCCGCCGGCCAACATCCGCCAGGTCGCGTTAAACCTTGCCCTCCATCCCGATGCCAGCATCGCCAGCCTGTGCACTCTAATCCTGTCGCTGGACGAGTTTGAGGATCCAAACGTAGTCAAAGTCGTGCGCGATGTCGCGGATTTCGCGCTATATTTCAGCCGTGCGCCGATTCCTTGGGCGAGCGAGCGTGGCGCGCGCGAGCAACATTTGCACCACTGTTATCGTCACATCGGCTTGTATGCCTACCGCGTGGGCTACTTGAAAAGCTATGCGCAGACGCCGCCCAGCGCGCATGAGGGCATTGAGCACCTCGAGCAATTGCGGGCGCTATGGCGTGGGGATCGCATTCACGTGGCGCTCGCGGCCGAGCCGCCGGGGCCAGGCGTGGATACACCAGCCGACCTGGACGCGGTGGAAAGCATTATTGCCGAGCTAGGTTCATAATGTTATGCCTCACTATTCAAACAGTTAATTAACTTTGTTGTAGATCCGCACATGAAATGGGAGATCATCGACCGCGCCCTGGGCTATCAGGGGTTTTTCCGGCTGGACGTATTCCGGATCAGGCACGCTTTATTCAATGGCGGCTGGAGCCCGACCTTGACGCGCGAGCTGTTCCGGCGCAGCGACGGGGTGGCGGTGCTGCCTTACGACCCAGTGCGCGACCGCGTGCTGTTGATTGAGCAGTTCCGCATGGGCGCGATCGAATCCCCGCAAGGCCCCTGGCTGACCGAGATCATCGCCGGGTCGATCGAGCCCGGCGAGGATCGCGAAACAGTGGCGCACCGGGAGGCCGGCGAAGAGGCGGGCTGTACCCTGGACGCGCTGCATTTTATTTGTGATTACTACTCGTCGCAGGGTGGTTTCGGCGAGCGCGTCTCGATTTACCTGGCCCGCGCTAATCTCGACGACGCCGGCGGTGTTCACGGTCTGCGAACGGAGGGCGAGGATATCCGCGTGGAAATCGTCGGTGCGAAGACCGCGTTCGACAAGCTGGCTGCCGGCGCCATCGCGTCGGCCACGCCGATTATCGCGTTGCAATGGCTACAACTGAATCACTTGTATATCCGTGACTTGTGGACGTAGCCTTACCCAACATAAGAGGCGCAGGTGGCCAGTGCCGATGCTTCAGATCGCCCGGGCAAGTAATGCGGCGGCCCCGATGTAGCGGGCCGGCGTCAGTTCCAGAAGGCGCGTCTTGGCCCCATCGGGAATCGCCAGAGTCATAATAAACGCGCGGATCGTATCGGCGTTTACGGTCTTGCCGCGGGACAGTCGCTTGAGTTGCTCGTAAGGCTCATCGACGCCATAACGACGCATGACTGTCTGAATTGCCTCGGTCAGCACTTCCCAGTTCGCGTCAAGATCCTGTGCCACTCGGGCCTCGTCGACCGCAAGTTTGGCAAGTCCTTTGGACACCGCGTCGAGCGCGATCAAGGTGTGCGCAAAGCCTGGCCCAAGGTTGCGCAGTACGGTCGAATCGCTTAAGTCACGCTGCCAGCGGGAAATCGGCAGCTTGCCCGTTAAGTGCCTGAAAATAGCGTTGGCTATGCCCAGATTGCCTTCGGCGTTTTCGAAATCGATCGGATTGACCTTGTGCGGCATGGTCGAGGAACCGACCTCATTCTCGACCGGCTGTTGTTTGAAGTAGCCGATCGCGATGTACGCCCACAGGTCACGGCACAGGTCGATCAGCACCGTGTTAAAGCGTGCGCACGCATCGAACAATTCGGCCATGGCGTCGTGCGGCTCGATCTGCGTGGTGTAGGGGTTCCACGCAAGTCCCAGCGCGGTCACGAAATCTCGCGCGAAACCCGGCCAGTCCACTTCGGGATATGCGGCCAGGTGCGCGTTGAAATTGCCGACCGCGCCATTACATTTGCCGCGGATTGGCACGCCTGCGATACACGCGCGCTGTTCACGCAGCCGATGTGCAACGTTGGCGATCTCCTTGCCAAGGGTGGTTGGGCTGGCGGGCTGTCCGTGCGTGCGAGCCAGCATGGGCGTGTCTGCGTAACGGTGCGCGAGAGCGCGCAGTTGCTCGATGATTTCGTCGGCGGCCGGCAACAACACCTCGCGCCGCGCGGTGTTCAGCATCAGGCCATAGGCGAGGTTGTTAATGTCCTCCGACGTACAGCCGAAATGAATGAATTCGCGCGCAGCGTCCAGCTCGGCGCGACCGGCAATCTTCTCTTTAAGAAAATACTCCACCGCTTTCACATCATGATTGATGCTGGCTTCGATGGTCTTGATGCGTGCCGCGTCGGCTTCGTCGAAGCGCTCCGCAATCTCCAACAGGACGGTTTGCGCGGCTTTCGAAAATTTCGGGCATTCGGCGATCGCGGGGTTATCGCCTAGTGCGATGAGCCATCGCGCTTCGACCTGCACACGAAAGCGCATCAGGCCGTATTCGCTGAAGATCGGTCTTAAAGCGCGGGTCTTGCGACCATAGCGGCCATCGACCGGTGAAATGGCGGTCAGCACGGACAGCTCCATTAAAACTCCGGCGTCACAATGAAAATATGTCCCTATAATAACCTCATCCCACTCAACAGGCCGTAGAGGTAAGCATGACCGATCGCAAATACCGCATGGAGAAAGACAGCATGGGCGAACTCCCGGTGCCGGCCGAGGCGCTTTATGGCGCGCAGACGCAGCGCGCAGTGAACAATTTCGCCATCAGTGGCCTTGCGATGCCGCGCGAATTCATTCGCGCGCTGGGGTTGATCAAGGC
The DNA window shown above is from Gammaproteobacteria bacterium and carries:
- the lolD gene encoding lipoprotein-releasing ABC transporter ATP-binding protein LolD, with the protein product MDNDNTARPVIECRRLAKSYADTATRVDVLKDVNLKVNLAEKIAIVGASGSGKSTLLHLLGGLDTPSDGEVLIAGENMSRLSDASRGRLRNRALGFIYQFHHLLPEFTALENVAMPLVIRGEKPRAAMEVARNLLKRVGLSARVHHKPGELSGGERQRVAIGRALITEPQAVLADEPTGNLDRGNAEQVHRLMTELNDEFRTSLVIVTHDVSLAARMDTVYTLEDGALSPP
- a CDS encoding DNA internalization-related competence protein ComEC/Rec2: MIIIALGLLAGVMLLHQLAALPPVACVWLLVVLFPLLVGYKGLRFPLAIACGFLWALYQAHTALYPGLDPALEGDDLVVTGVIASIPELREPATRFLFDIERMHTRVVGHSVPERARLSWYDNAPDLKLGQRWKLTVRLARPRGFMNPGGFDYEGWLYSQSIGATGYVRDEPRAHRLQSSFTERPIGRLRQAIADAIARHLGDSANTGVITALAIGDRGAMTPERWQLLLDTGTSHLLAISGMNISLVAGMVYFLTLYMWRLCGWLCLQLPAARAAVVTGLIAAFGYALLAGFSIPTQRAVIMLTVVMGALMLDRISRPGHTLAVALIAVLIWSSAAILSAGFWLSFAAVGIIVYSLRGRSPSQSRWRQSGRLQGALTIGLAPLTLFFFQRAPLISFVANLVAVPWIGLVIGPLILIAVALLPVAPGLAASLLNVSDYGLDLLWRVLELLAALPFAQWHQAPVGWTLLPATVGMVWLLAPHGWPARWLGLLLLLPMAMVAPVRPAPGGYTITLLDVGQGLAAVIETRNHVLVYDTGPRFSDYFNAGDAAVIPYLRRRGIERIDTLVISHRDNDHSGGAAAVLAAFPVTKLLTSAPRRFDQMRAARCRAGQRWRSDGVTFEILHPSTVDTWPSTNNRSCVLRVVSAGGAVLLPGDIEADAERALVRTHAARLASDVLVVPHHGSATSSSARFIEAVGPELALVSTAYRNQWGFPAQEVLARYHRRSIAVENTATSGALTVTVHPYAGITLSDGYRQSARSFWTARP
- the msbA gene encoding lipid A export permease/ATP-binding protein MsbA, whose protein sequence is MNDSAATPGRGGVGIYRRLLGYALTYWRSMAFAVLGMVLYAATDTGFAALMKPLLDGSFVDRDPDMIRWVPPLMAVILLVRGVGGYLSSYYVSYVGRCVVKVLRGQMFHQLLHMPVTYFDASSTGQLISKLTYNVEQVADAASRSMTILIRDTLTIVGLVLWMFYLSVELTLCFLIAAPIITALVIYASKRFRKISGNIQRSMGDVTHVAQEMIEGHRVVKIFGGHAYETQHFETVNEHNRRMNMKMARTEAASTPFIQLVVGLALTAIVFLATLPPVLEQITVGTFVSFIISITLLLTPARNLTNINARVQQGIAAGESIFELIDSEREYDRPTYAPTSRRGLVEYRNVIFSYEQAKGEVLRDISLTIKPGETVALVGRSGSGKTTLVNLLPRFYEPQAGQVLLDEVNIRDYSLADLRERITYVSQEVVLFNDTIAANIAYGRQGGASRAQIEKAATAAHGMEFITRLPQGLDTMVGENGILLSGGQRQRLAIARALLKDAPVLILDEATSSLDSEAEQLIQAALEALVKNRTTLVIAHRLSTVENADRIVVMQEGRIAETGTHPQLLAQGGIYTGLHRSQFRKIQTPTDANS
- a CDS encoding tetraacyldisaccharide 4'-kinase, producing MGHTSNSFLGRVSALQHLWATRNALAISLLPLAWTFRTLADLRRQQYLRRRHTLPRPPVPVVVVGNITVGGTGKTPLVIWLAELLKANGYRPGIISRGYGGRANHWPQIVTALSDPHQVGDEPVLIASRSHCPTAVAPCRFDAARALLAEYDCDVLIADDGLQHYRLVRDMEIAVIDGDKGLGNRWCLPAGPLREPPSRLREVDLVIVNGRRGDTAHDDSRMRPGARASARYRMALEAGQMVNLADARVRQPLEAMRGRQAHAVAAIGNPARFFDSLKAGGLVLRTHVFRDHHPFTSRDLDFGDAQPVVMTEKDAVKCREFAQTHHWYLPVAAVPDTYFARAVLARLRALAPASLKQSSEPLETNRYG
- a CDS encoding Trm112 family protein; the encoded protein is MDKKLLDILVCPVTKGPLIYDKASQELISRAARLAYPIRDGIPVMLEDEARKISEEEYEKLKA
- the kdsB gene encoding 3-deoxy-manno-octulosonate cytidylyltransferase; translated protein: MSADTADVRVAFRVAIPARFDSQRLPGKPLREIAGKPLLQRVYEQALRSGAETVVIATDDSRIEGRAREWGATVCMTSRDCASGSERLAEAAGALDWPDTEIVVNVQGDEPLLPPANIRQVALNLALHPDASIASLCTLILSLDEFEDPNVVKVVRDVADFALYFSRAPIPWASERGAREQHLHHCYRHIGLYAYRVGYLKSYAQTPPSAHEGIEHLEQLRALWRGDRIHVALAAEPPGPGVDTPADLDAVESIIAELGS
- a CDS encoding NUDIX domain-containing protein, whose amino-acid sequence is MKWEIIDRALGYQGFFRLDVFRIRHALFNGGWSPTLTRELFRRSDGVAVLPYDPVRDRVLLIEQFRMGAIESPQGPWLTEIIAGSIEPGEDRETVAHREAGEEAGCTLDALHFICDYYSSQGGFGERVSIYLARANLDDAGGVHGLRTEGEDIRVEIVGAKTAFDKLAAGAIASATPIIALQWLQLNHLYIRDLWT
- the purB gene encoding adenylosuccinate lyase, whose translation is MELSVLTAISPVDGRYGRKTRALRPIFSEYGLMRFRVQVEARWLIALGDNPAIAECPKFSKAAQTVLLEIAERFDEADAARIKTIEASINHDVKAVEYFLKEKIAGRAELDAAREFIHFGCTSEDINNLAYGLMLNTARREVLLPAADEIIEQLRALAHRYADTPMLARTHGQPASPTTLGKEIANVAHRLREQRACIAGVPIRGKCNGAVGNFNAHLAAYPEVDWPGFARDFVTALGLAWNPYTTQIEPHDAMAELFDACARFNTVLIDLCRDLWAYIAIGYFKQQPVENEVGSSTMPHKVNPIDFENAEGNLGIANAIFRHLTGKLPISRWQRDLSDSTVLRNLGPGFAHTLIALDAVSKGLAKLAVDEARVAQDLDANWEVLTEAIQTVMRRYGVDEPYEQLKRLSRGKTVNADTIRAFIMTLAIPDGAKTRLLELTPARYIGAAALLARAI
- the aspA gene encoding aspartate ammonia-lyase (catalyzes the formation of fumarate from aspartate), with amino-acid sequence MTDRKYRMEKDSMGELPVPAEALYGAQTQRAVNNFAISGLAMPREFIRALGLIKA